The following nucleotide sequence is from Achromobacter spanius.
CGCGCCACGCAGGGGTGCGGCACCTGCGCTTCAAGCTCGGCTTCCAGCCCAAGGCGCAGTTCCAGCACGCCTTGCTGACGGCCGCGCAGCAGCGCCAGGATGCGATGCGAAGGCAGCGTGCGCAAAGGCTCGTTGAAGTCGAACCAGTCGCGGAAGTTGGCGCCTTCGGTTTCCTTGCCGTCGATCATCTTGGAATAGATCAGGCCGGTGGACCACAGGTGCTCGCGCATGTCGGCCAGCAGGTCCGCGTTTTCCGCATAGCGCTCGGCCAGGATGTCGCGCGCGCCGTCCAGCGCCGCCTTGGCGTCGTTGATGGACGCTTCGGGGTTCAGGTACTGCGCGGCCAGCGCGGCGGGGTCGCAGGCCGGGTCGGCCAGGATGGCGTCGGCCAAGGGTTCAAGGCCGGCCTCGCGGGCGATCTGGGCGCGCGTGCGGCGCTTGGGCTTGTACGGCGCGTACAAGTCTTCCAGGCGCTGCTTGGTGTCGGCGGCGGCAATTTCCTGCTGCAGCTCGGGCGTCAGCTTGCCCTGCTGCGAGATGGATTCAAGGATGGAACCGCGGCGCTCTTCGAGCTCGCGCAAATAGCCCAGGCGCACTTCCAGGTTGCGCAGCACGGTATCGTCCAGGCCGCCAGTGGCTTCCTTGCGATAGCGCGAAATGAAAGGCACGGTGGCGCCGTCATCCAGCAGTTCCACCGCGGCAGCGATCTGGGAGACGCGCGCGCCGAGTTCGGTGGCAAGCTGCGCGACGATGCGGGCGTTGTCGACGCCGGCGGCGACGTTCGTGATAGCGGAAGTTTCAGACATCTCTATACGACGACAAAAAGGAAAAACAAGGGGCGGATTGTGCCATAAGCCGCTGTTACAGAACGTGCCAGGGGGGATGGATCCGTCCCTGGTCCGCAAGGAAAGCGGGCTGGGCAAAGGGTATCATTTGGTCCTTTCCCACATCAGTGTCTGGCGCCCGAACCGTTACCGGTACTGGTTCACCATAGACTCCGACCGACACTAGGCTGCCGTAATGCTGGACCTGGATATTTCCGAATTTTTTGATGAAGACGGGCCCTTGGCCACGGCCATGCCCGGCTACAAGCCACGCCCGTCGCAGGTGGAGCTGTCGCAAGCCATCGGCGACGCCATCCAGGACCGCGCCACGCTGGTGGCCGAAGCGGGCACCGGTATCGGCAAGACCTGGGCCTATCTGGTGCCCGCCTTCATCCAGGGCGGCAAGGTGCTGATTTCCACCGGCACCCGCACGCTGCAAGACCAGTTGTTCGCGCGCGATCTGCCGCGCGTGCGCGCCGCGCTGGCCGCGCCCGTGACCGCCGCCTTGCTCAAGGGCCGCGGCAACTACGTTTGCCACTATCACCTTGAACGCTTGCAGGGCGACGAACGCGCGCTCAAGTCGCGCACCGAAATCCAGCAACTGCGCCAGATCCAGGTCTTTGCGGGCATTACCAAAACGGGTGACCGCAGCGATCTTGCCCAGGTGCCTGAAGATGCCGACATCTGGCAGCGCGTGACGTCCACGCGCGAAAACTGTCTGGGCCAGGAATGCCCGCGCATTCGCGATTGCTTTGTGGTCAAGGCGCGCCGTCAGGCACAAGAGGCCGACGTGGTAGTCGTGAACCACGCGCTCTTCATGGCCGACCTGGTGCTGCGCGAAGAGGGCGTGACCGACCTGCTTCCCGAAGCCGATACCGTCATCTTCGACGAAGCGCATCAACTGCCCGACACCGCCACCCGCTTCCTGGGCAACAGCGTGTCCACGCATCAGCTCATGGACTTCGGCCGGGCCCTGGAAGTGGCCGGCCTGGCGTATGCGCGCGAGGCCGCCAAATGGAGCGACGTCAGCCGGCACCTTGAAACTGCCGCGCGCGAATTGCGCCTGGTCTGTGCGCCGCTGGACCGCATGCCCGGACGCAAAGCCACGTTTGAAGCCATTCCCAACCCCGAGGAATTCGACGAGGCCCTGGCCGCCTTGCGCGAGGCCGTGGACGGCGCCACGAAGGCGCTGGGTGCGGTGGCCGAAAAGCACCCGGACTTGATGGCGGCCGCGCGCAGCGGCGCCGAGATCTCGGTGCGACTCAAGCGCTGGGCAACACCCGGGCGGGCAGGAGCCGGCTTCGAGGACGAAGGCTGGGGCCGCGATGACCAGGCGCCAGAGGCCGGGCCTGGACTCGCGCCCGACGCAGCGTCGGTTCCAGCGTTGGGTTCCGCGTTGGCCGATGGTCCGTCCATGCCTGCCGCCATACTGGAAGGCGTGGCCGCGGCCGCCGAACAATGGACGGGGCCCGCCGTGCGCTGGGTCGAACACGGCCAACATCATGTGCGCCTGCATTCCGCGCCGCTGTCCGTGGCGCAGGCATTTTCCAAATACCGCAAGCCGGGTCAGGCCTGGATCATGACCTCGGCCACGCTGTCGGTGAACGGTGAATTCACGCACTTCACCAGCCAACTGGGCCTGGAGCGCGCACGCACCGGCAAGTGGGAATCGCCCTTCAACTATCCCGAGCAGGCGTTGCTGTTCGTGCCGCGCGGCATGCCCGAGCCGCAATCGCCGCAGTTCCTGGACCGTTTCGTCGACACGCTGATGCCCTTGCTGGAAGCCAGCCCCGGCGGCACGCTGGTGCTGTGCACGACGCTGCGCGCGGTGGAAAAAGTGGCCACCTTGCTGGCGGATGCCTTCGACGACGCCGGCCACGACTGGCCGCTTTTGAAACAAGGCGAGGGCACGCGCCGTGATCTGCTGGACCGCTTCTGCAAGTTGAAGCATCCGGTATTGGTAGGCAGCGCCAGTTTCTGGGAAGGCATCGATCTGCCGGGTGATGTGCTGACGCTGGTGGCCATCGACAAGCTGCCGTTCGCACCGCCCGACGACCCGGTCATCGAAGCGCGTCTGCGCGCTTGCCGCGCCCAAGGCGGTAACCCATTTTCGGAATATCAGTTGCCGGAAGCCGCTATTTCACTCAAGCAGGGCGCGGGCCGTTTGATCCGCACGGAATCCGATTGGGGAGTGCTCATGGTGGGCGACGCCCGCCTGGTCGAAAAGCCTTACGGCAAGCGCCTGTGGCGCGGCCTGCCGCCGTTTGCGCGCACGCGTGAACTGGAAGAGGTGCTGGCTTTCTACCGGCGCAAGCAGGACGGCGCGGACGCCTAGCGTAGGGCGGTGTTCCACGCGCAAGAAAAAGCCCCTTGGATGTTTTTCCAAGGGGCTTTTCGTTTCCCATGCCGTGAAGCCGGTTGATCGGCGATCAATCAGTCAAACGGGTTCCACCAGTTGCGATCGGCCTGCAGGCCCTTGGTCTTGAATTCGCTGTTGGGGAAGTTCTTGTCGTAGACGCGCTGCGCGTCATTTTTCAGATCGGTCATGCCCAGCTTGTCATAGGACTCCACCATCAGATAGAGCGCTTCTTCGGTAGCGGGCGCACCTTCGAAGTCGGTGATGACGGTTTGCGCACGATTGGCCGCGGCCACGTAGGCGCCGCGCTCGTAGTAGTAACGAGCTACGTACACCTCGTTCATGGCGATGGTGTTCACCAGCCAGGCGACGCGCTTTTCGGCGTCTACCGAATACTTGCTTTCCGGGTAGCGCTTGATCAGTTCATTGAAGGCGTCGTAGGACGCGCGCAGCCCCTTGGGGTCGCGCTCGGCGGGGTCCTGGCCTGTGATGTTGGACATGAACGCGCTGGCCGGCGTGAAGTTGATCAGGCCTTTCAGGTAGAGCGCGTAGTCGGTGCCGGGGTGGTTGGGGTAGAGCTGCTGGAAGCGGTCGATGGCAGCCAGGGCCTGTTCGTTTTCGCCGTCTTTCCAGTTGACGTAGGCCAGTTCAAGCAGGGCTTGCTGGGCGTACACGCCGAAGGGGTAGCGGCTTTCGATGGCGGTCAGGCGTTCGCGTGCTTCCTTCCAGCCTCCGGAGGACATTTCGGCCTTCGCGTCGGCGTAGAGCTGTTCGGCGCTCCAGTTGGTGGTTTTGTCATATTTGGTGTTGGTCGAGCCGCAACCGGCGATGACCAATACGGCAAATAGCGCGATAACCACGCGCAAAACCGGCCCGCTTCGGGATGCGGGGTTCAAGGGAGCTGCGGGGTGGTGAATCACGAGAATCGTATCCTTGGTGTTAGCATGGCAGGCTGATTATATGATTTGTCTCCATGTCTGATACAGCCGCCGGCACAGATCTCGTTTCCGACGACGAATTCCCGGGCCTTCCTGATGAAAACCCCGCCGAAACTCGCGGCGAACCGCAACTTGTAACGGTACCTTCCAGTACCCGCGCCGACCGGCTGGACAAGGTGCTGGCGGGCCTGCTGCCCGACCATTCCCGCAGCCGCCTGCAAGGGTGGATCGAATCCGGTAATGTGCACGTCAACGGCGCCCCCGGCAAGATCCGCCAAACTGTCGGCCCGGGCGACGAGCTCCTGGTCTGGGCCCAGCCCGCCCCCGATGCGCGCGCCTTCACGCCCGAACCCGTTGAATTCACCGTCGTGGACGAAAGCCCAGACTGGATCGTGGTCAATAAGCCCGCAGGGCTGGTCACGCACCCCGGCGCCGGCAACTGGAGCGGCACGCTGCTCAACGGGCTGCTGTATCGCTACCCGGAATTGGCGGCGGTAGCGCGGGCGGGCATCGTACACAGGCTGGACAAGGACACCTCCGGACTCATGGTGGTGGCCCGCAATGAAAAGGCCCAGACGCATCTGGTGCGCCAATTGCAGGCGCGCAGCATGGGCCGCGAATACGTGGCCCTGGCGCATGGCTGGGTGGCGGCGGCCGGCAGGGTCGACCGCGCCATCGGCCGCGATGCCCGCGTGCCCATCCGCATGAGCGTTGAACGCCCGGTCGCGCCCAAACCCGCCATTACCAATTACGCGCCAGCCCGTCGCGGCCAGGTCGACCCGGGCGGCCGTGTCACGGAAGTGGTGTGCCGCCTGGAAACTGGCCGCACCCACCAGATCCGCGTTCACATGGCCAGCCTGGGGCACCCGCTGCTGGCCGACACCATCTACGGCGGCAAGAACATTGCCGGCGCAACGCGCCAGATGCTGCACGCCCGCGCCCTGCATTTCGACGACCCAGGCGGCGGCGGTGACGTGCAGTTTGCCGCCGACATCCCCGCCGACATGGCGCAGGTTCAGGAGACGATTGCATGGACCGCGTGATTGCCAACCTGCCCGTCGTGACTGGCCCGGCATGGCCCGGCGTCAGGTATTTCTGCACCACCCGCGCTGGTGGCGTGGGGGTGGCGCCGCACGACACCCTGAACCTGGGGCTGCGCGCGGGCGACGACCCCGCCACCGTGGCCGAGAACCGGCGCCGAGTACGCGCCGCCGTGCCGGCCGATCCGCTCTGGCTGCGCCAGGTGCACGGTAGCGAAGTCGTGGACGCCGATTCCCCCGACCTGCCCGATGA
It contains:
- a CDS encoding ATP-dependent DNA helicase; translated protein: MLDLDISEFFDEDGPLATAMPGYKPRPSQVELSQAIGDAIQDRATLVAEAGTGIGKTWAYLVPAFIQGGKVLISTGTRTLQDQLFARDLPRVRAALAAPVTAALLKGRGNYVCHYHLERLQGDERALKSRTEIQQLRQIQVFAGITKTGDRSDLAQVPEDADIWQRVTSTRENCLGQECPRIRDCFVVKARRQAQEADVVVVNHALFMADLVLREEGVTDLLPEADTVIFDEAHQLPDTATRFLGNSVSTHQLMDFGRALEVAGLAYAREAAKWSDVSRHLETAARELRLVCAPLDRMPGRKATFEAIPNPEEFDEALAALREAVDGATKALGAVAEKHPDLMAAARSGAEISVRLKRWATPGRAGAGFEDEGWGRDDQAPEAGPGLAPDAASVPALGSALADGPSMPAAILEGVAAAAEQWTGPAVRWVEHGQHHVRLHSAPLSVAQAFSKYRKPGQAWIMTSATLSVNGEFTHFTSQLGLERARTGKWESPFNYPEQALLFVPRGMPEPQSPQFLDRFVDTLMPLLEASPGGTLVLCTTLRAVEKVATLLADAFDDAGHDWPLLKQGEGTRRDLLDRFCKLKHPVLVGSASFWEGIDLPGDVLTLVAIDKLPFAPPDDPVIEARLRACRAQGGNPFSEYQLPEAAISLKQGAGRLIRTESDWGVLMVGDARLVEKPYGKRLWRGLPPFARTRELEEVLAFYRRKQDGADA
- a CDS encoding RluA family pseudouridine synthase encodes the protein MSDTAAGTDLVSDDEFPGLPDENPAETRGEPQLVTVPSSTRADRLDKVLAGLLPDHSRSRLQGWIESGNVHVNGAPGKIRQTVGPGDELLVWAQPAPDARAFTPEPVEFTVVDESPDWIVVNKPAGLVTHPGAGNWSGTLLNGLLYRYPELAAVARAGIVHRLDKDTSGLMVVARNEKAQTHLVRQLQARSMGREYVALAHGWVAAAGRVDRAIGRDARVPIRMSVERPVAPKPAITNYAPARRGQVDPGGRVTEVVCRLETGRTHQIRVHMASLGHPLLADTIYGGKNIAGATRQMLHARALHFDDPGGGGDVQFAADIPADMAQVQETIAWTA
- a CDS encoding outer membrane protein assembly factor BamD, which encodes MRVVIALFAVLVIAGCGSTNTKYDKTTNWSAEQLYADAKAEMSSGGWKEARERLTAIESRYPFGVYAQQALLELAYVNWKDGENEQALAAIDRFQQLYPNHPGTDYALYLKGLINFTPASAFMSNITGQDPAERDPKGLRASYDAFNELIKRYPESKYSVDAEKRVAWLVNTIAMNEVYVARYYYERGAYVAAANRAQTVITDFEGAPATEEALYLMVESYDKLGMTDLKNDAQRVYDKNFPNSEFKTKGLQADRNWWNPFD